In Thermodesulfobacteriota bacterium, one genomic interval encodes:
- a CDS encoding 4Fe-4S binding protein, producing the protein MWQIVVDKDKCSGDEECVNACPAQVYEMVDGKSEPVNADECLGCETCVEVCPEGAITVTEV; encoded by the coding sequence ATGTGGCAGATCGTGGTGGACAAGGACAAGTGCTCTGGCGATGAAGAATGCGTGAATGCCTGCCCGGCCCAGGTCTACGAGATGGTGGACGGCAAGTCCGAGCCGGTCAACGCCGATGAGTGCCTCGGCTGCGAGACCTGCGTCGAGGTGTGCCCGGAAGGTGCCATCACGGTGACCGAGGTCTGA